The Halalkalibacter krulwichiae genome has a segment encoding these proteins:
- the rsmD gene encoding 16S rRNA (guanine(966)-N(2))-methyltransferase RsmD codes for MRVISGDKRGLHLKAVPGSTTRPTTDKVKESIFNMIGPYFNGGVALDLYAGSGGLGIEAISRGIEKTIFVDQNKKAIETINHNLAQCHFHERAEVYRNDAARALKALIKRELAFTVIFLDPPYAKQNLANEISIIVDYHLLDENGIIVCEHDSQVELQEEIGQAIKERTETYGDTTISIFTYK; via the coding sequence TTGAGAGTAATTTCGGGAGATAAAAGAGGTTTACATTTAAAAGCAGTTCCAGGTTCTACAACAAGACCAACAACTGATAAAGTAAAAGAATCCATTTTTAATATGATTGGTCCATATTTTAATGGGGGGGTAGCACTAGATTTATATGCAGGAAGTGGTGGTCTTGGGATTGAAGCTATTAGTCGAGGTATCGAGAAAACGATATTTGTCGACCAAAACAAAAAAGCTATCGAAACAATTAACCATAATTTAGCTCAGTGTCACTTTCATGAAAGAGCAGAAGTATATCGAAATGATGCTGCTAGAGCGCTAAAAGCATTAATTAAGCGTGAATTAGCTTTTACAGTCATTTTTCTTGACCCTCCATATGCGAAACAAAACCTCGCAAATGAAATTAGTATTATTGTTGATTATCATTTATTGGACGAAAATGGGATTATTGTTTGTGAACATGATTCCCAAGTAGAACTACAAGAGGAAATTGGACAAGCTATAAAGGAACGTACAGAGACTTATGGTGATACTACGATTTCCATTTTCACTTATAAATAA
- a CDS encoding DUF7147 family protein, translated as MIQRFILLGEGYNDLYELLEIARTNANRLHMLLRLDTNEKSSLVVILHAATPGKMMPLYLCLEGIHNPANKPSERYKLFEQLAEELDKPIHKLEVKSSSMFKENDLYYQYLIGVLRMNRFIPPLQ; from the coding sequence ATGATTCAAAGATTTATTCTCTTAGGTGAAGGCTATAATGATTTATATGAACTATTAGAAATTGCTCGAACAAACGCAAATCGCTTACATATGTTATTACGCCTTGATACAAATGAAAAATCTTCTCTCGTTGTTATTTTACACGCTGCTACTCCTGGTAAAATGATGCCTTTATATTTGTGTTTAGAAGGCATTCATAACCCAGCTAATAAGCCTTCAGAACGATATAAATTATTTGAACAATTAGCAGAAGAACTTGATAAACCTATTCACAAACTTGAAGTAAAATCTTCAAGCATGTTTAAAGAAAATGACTTGTATTATCAATATTTAATCGGAGTTCTACGAATGAATCGTTTTATTCCACCTCTTCAATAA
- a CDS encoding MFS transporter, with amino-acid sequence MINWKRNLFILVVSQFLVISAMTMIIPFLPLYLQDLGVTDPSTLSIWAGVIFGANFLTAFLFSPFWGRMGDKYGRKAMILRSGFGMAVVISLTAFAIGPISLLLLRLLNGVISGFIPASIALVSTNTPKERVGYALGILQSGSVSGAICGPLIGGVLAQKFGYSMVFLITGFCIFIATLVVLFLVKEDFSSSEIKAKQLGNTLTEFKMVTARKPVMSLYVVIFLIQFAIMGVNPLLSIFVEELTSPESVAFFAGITLSVMGFANMLTSPILGRLSDKKGAQYVLIWSMLAVAVLSIPQAFVTDIWQLISLRFLIGLGLGGLLPAVNTLIRIHSPSGMESRTYGFSNSAMYLGTMIGPILGGVVISSIGIRGLFFVSALFLLINVAIVKRKVLPAANNYSGLEKGRKGEEVIAQN; translated from the coding sequence GTGATTAATTGGAAACGTAATTTGTTTATCTTGGTAGTTAGTCAGTTTCTTGTTATAAGTGCAATGACTATGATTATTCCTTTCTTGCCATTATATTTACAAGACTTAGGGGTGACAGATCCGAGTACTTTAAGTATTTGGGCAGGTGTGATTTTCGGTGCGAACTTCTTAACAGCTTTTCTATTTTCTCCATTTTGGGGGCGCATGGGTGATAAGTACGGACGAAAAGCGATGATATTGCGCTCTGGGTTTGGAATGGCAGTCGTAATTAGTTTAACAGCTTTTGCGATTGGTCCTATTTCATTGCTTTTACTTAGGTTACTTAATGGAGTCATATCAGGTTTCATTCCAGCATCGATTGCGCTCGTTTCCACGAATACCCCAAAGGAAAGGGTCGGCTATGCATTAGGAATACTACAATCTGGTTCGGTTTCAGGAGCTATTTGTGGACCGTTAATCGGTGGCGTTTTGGCGCAGAAATTTGGTTACAGCATGGTCTTTCTAATAACAGGATTCTGTATATTTATTGCAACATTAGTCGTTTTATTTCTAGTAAAGGAAGATTTTTCTTCATCAGAAATAAAAGCAAAACAATTAGGGAATACGTTGACTGAATTTAAAATGGTTACAGCACGAAAGCCGGTCATGTCTTTGTATGTAGTCATCTTCTTAATTCAATTTGCTATAATGGGAGTTAATCCTCTCCTTTCTATATTTGTAGAAGAATTGACTTCTCCCGAGTCTGTCGCTTTTTTTGCTGGTATTACCTTATCTGTCATGGGATTTGCAAATATGTTGACTTCTCCTATACTTGGAAGGTTGAGTGATAAAAAAGGGGCGCAGTATGTATTGATTTGGTCGATGCTAGCCGTTGCAGTTTTATCAATTCCGCAAGCGTTTGTTACAGATATTTGGCAATTAATATCCTTACGCTTTTTAATTGGATTGGGTTTAGGTGGTTTATTACCGGCCGTTAACACATTAATTCGCATACATTCGCCATCAGGGATGGAAAGTAGAACATATGGGTTTTCAAATAGTGCTATGTACCTTGGAACTATGATAGGTCCTATTCTTGGAGGAGTTGTTATCTCAAGTATCGGAATAAGAGGGTTGTTTTTTGTGAGTGCATTGTTTTTATTAATTAATGTCGCTATTGTTAAACGCAAAGTCCTTCCTGCAGCTAACAACTATTCCGGTTTAGAAAAGGGCCGAAAAGGTGAAGAGGTAATAGCCCAAAATTAA
- a CDS encoding YlbG family protein — translation MLGAKRQGIAVWLTSLKFARQLRRFGNVHYVSKKMKYVIFYCDQDKVDEITEKLRSFSFVRDVKPSMRPYIATEFQNSKPDKAKEYDYKMGI, via the coding sequence ATGTTAGGAGCAAAACGTCAAGGAATTGCAGTTTGGCTGACATCTCTTAAGTTTGCACGGCAGCTACGTCGATTTGGGAACGTCCATTATGTATCTAAAAAAATGAAGTATGTCATTTTTTACTGTGATCAAGACAAAGTCGATGAGATTACTGAAAAGCTTCGTTCCTTTTCATTTGTACGCGATGTGAAGCCTTCGATGCGTCCTTATATTGCCACAGAATTTCAAAATTCTAAGCCAGATAAAGCAAAAGAATATGATTACAAAATGGGTATTTAA
- a CDS encoding YlbF family regulator, with protein sequence MRVLLTTISAFELVEHANGLGQAVLQSETYLTYKEAKKELQGDDLAQARIQNFNSMKEQYEEVQRFGKYHPDYDKVSSQIRQVKREVDLTPSVIAFKKAERELESLLNEISQLIARSVSETIKVPTGNPFFDNMSCSGGCSSGGGCGCS encoded by the coding sequence GTGAGAGTATTGCTCACAACCATATCAGCATTTGAACTAGTAGAGCATGCTAATGGTCTTGGTCAAGCAGTCTTACAGTCTGAGACTTATCTTACTTATAAAGAAGCAAAGAAAGAGCTTCAAGGTGACGACCTTGCTCAAGCGCGCATTCAAAATTTTAATAGCATGAAAGAACAATATGAAGAAGTACAACGGTTTGGAAAATACCATCCAGATTACGATAAAGTTTCTTCTCAAATACGCCAAGTTAAGCGTGAAGTTGATTTAACACCGTCTGTTATAGCATTCAAAAAGGCTGAAAGAGAACTCGAGTCTTTATTAAACGAAATAAGTCAGCTTATAGCTAGGTCGGTATCAGAAACAATTAAGGTACCAACTGGAAACCCATTCTTTGATAATATGTCATGCAGTGGCGGATGTAGCAGTGGCGGTGGCTGTGGATGTAGTTAA
- the uvsE gene encoding UV DNA damage repair endonuclease UvsE has translation MDQTFSMRLGYVAMSVLLANASPSQTMTVKQFEQITDKEAGIRKLERIASSNIQNCLRLLKHNKAHDIRFFRLSSRLVPLANHPLTEGWKFERALLPLLREMGEFIHNEKMRVDFHPDHFVVLNSKSKAILQQSLKTLVMHYKLLKGMGISPVHRCVLHVGGKKEGREEGLEQFITNFSLIPVEIQRMLMLENDDVTYPIEDVLYLGEKLHIPVVFDLHHYDVNQQSTELYTLWERVVRTWKDSPLPVKIHLSSPKEGKGDRRHHDFIDSKRFQEFLSIAAGTVDHLDVMIEAKKKDAALLKLIEDFQAIQGIEAKSPNSINVLSRVLSS, from the coding sequence ATGGATCAAACTTTTTCAATGCGATTAGGATATGTAGCAATGAGTGTGCTATTGGCAAATGCCTCACCATCGCAAACGATGACCGTCAAACAATTTGAACAAATTACAGATAAAGAGGCTGGAATTCGAAAATTAGAGCGGATTGCATCATCTAATATTCAAAACTGTTTACGATTACTTAAGCATAATAAAGCTCATGATATTCGTTTTTTTCGCTTATCCTCTCGCTTAGTTCCCCTTGCCAACCATCCGTTAACAGAAGGATGGAAATTTGAGCGGGCGTTACTCCCATTACTGAGAGAAATGGGTGAATTTATTCACAATGAAAAGATGAGAGTAGATTTTCATCCAGATCACTTTGTTGTGTTAAACAGCAAGTCAAAAGCGATATTGCAGCAATCATTAAAAACATTAGTGATGCATTATAAACTCTTGAAAGGAATGGGAATCTCTCCTGTTCATCGTTGCGTATTGCATGTTGGGGGTAAGAAAGAAGGCAGAGAAGAAGGGTTAGAGCAATTCATAACAAACTTTTCTTTAATCCCAGTAGAAATACAACGAATGTTAATGTTAGAAAATGATGATGTAACCTATCCAATTGAAGATGTTCTTTATTTAGGTGAAAAATTACATATACCTGTTGTATTTGATCTTCATCATTATGATGTAAACCAACAATCTACAGAATTGTATACATTATGGGAGCGAGTCGTTCGTACATGGAAAGATAGTCCTCTTCCTGTTAAAATTCATCTATCAAGCCCGAAAGAAGGAAAAGGAGATAGAAGGCATCATGATTTTATCGATTCCAAACGTTTTCAAGAGTTTTTATCAATCGCGGCCGGTACAGTCGATCATCTTGATGTTATGATTGAAGCGAAGAAAAAAGATGCAGCTTTATTAAAATTAATAGAAGATTTCCAAGCGATACAAGGAATAGAAGCAAAGTCACCAAATTCCATTAACGTTTTGAGTAGAGTATTATCTTCTTAA
- a CDS encoding ATP-grasp domain-containing protein, with the protein MKLVTFNPFRTIGMPGIKYVKPERMFEEEERKKIEEADICLFPENWQVNALVYGMKKKIFPSIQSIQMGFNKIEVTRGLWSVCPNHVPKTIILGRNHDNMNRILNEFPFPFVAKEIRNSMGKGVFLIENHKQFNEYAENNPYFYIQEYLPIDRDLRVVFVGDDVVTAYWRINEQNTFRNNVAQGARISFDDVPEGAIDLVRSTARNLGINHAGFDVISAGGEFYFLEFNTLFGNQGFQQIGLSVETKIYQYLQRIIES; encoded by the coding sequence ATGAAACTCGTAACCTTTAACCCCTTCCGAACTATCGGGATGCCTGGCATTAAATATGTTAAGCCTGAGCGAATGTTCGAGGAAGAAGAGAGAAAAAAGATCGAAGAAGCTGATATTTGTTTATTTCCTGAAAATTGGCAGGTAAATGCACTTGTTTACGGAATGAAAAAGAAAATCTTCCCAAGTATTCAGTCCATCCAAATGGGTTTTAATAAAATCGAGGTTACCCGAGGATTGTGGAGTGTTTGTCCAAATCACGTTCCTAAGACGATTATTTTAGGAAGAAACCACGATAACATGAACCGTATTCTAAATGAGTTCCCCTTCCCGTTCGTCGCAAAAGAAATCCGTAACTCAATGGGTAAAGGAGTATTCCTTATTGAAAACCATAAACAGTTCAATGAATATGCTGAAAACAATCCCTATTTCTATATCCAAGAGTACTTACCAATTGACCGTGATTTACGCGTTGTTTTCGTTGGTGATGATGTTGTTACAGCTTACTGGAGAATCAATGAACAAAATACATTTAGAAACAACGTAGCACAAGGTGCTCGTATTTCCTTTGATGATGTTCCTGAAGGAGCAATTGATCTTGTAAGGTCTACTGCCAGGAACCTTGGTATAAACCACGCTGGATTTGACGTCATTTCAGCTGGCGGCGAATTTTATTTTCTTGAATTTAATACTTTATTCGGTAATCAAGGTTTCCAACAAATAGGGCTCTCCGTCGAAACAAAGATTTACCAATACCTTCAAAGGATTATTGAATCATAA
- a CDS encoding YlbE-like family protein: protein MRAEIQQLLVDRPEIRQFIRQHPNWYRRLSRDPSIVSQLEKEVNQFYGRTLPQRVEKMQNSLGLVMMMMEMLKMGQATVSGVQGPGQ, encoded by the coding sequence GTGAGAGCTGAAATACAGCAATTATTAGTTGATCGTCCAGAGATACGACAGTTTATTAGACAACATCCTAATTGGTATCGTCGTCTAAGCAGGGACCCAAGTATAGTAAGTCAATTGGAAAAGGAAGTGAATCAGTTTTACGGAAGGACCTTACCACAAAGGGTAGAGAAAATGCAGAATTCACTTGGTCTTGTAATGATGATGATGGAAATGTTAAAGATGGGGCAAGCGACCGTTTCAGGAGTCCAAGGACCTGGTCAGTAA
- a CDS encoding YlbD family protein, translating into MSSNQGLHPSIQQFKQFMKEHPLLVKEVKENKRTLQELYEEWMIVGGEHEQWTSYKLNNDSPTSKQPEKEGEEDSADSIESSQSTGDALGQIMGIVKRMNVQDLQNHLAQFSSVLTNVQNVMQSFQKPSNPSNQSPQDHPFAFRRD; encoded by the coding sequence ATGAGTTCTAATCAAGGGTTGCATCCTTCAATTCAACAATTTAAACAATTTATGAAAGAGCATCCATTGCTTGTAAAAGAAGTTAAAGAAAATAAAAGAACTTTGCAAGAGCTTTATGAGGAATGGATGATAGTTGGGGGAGAACATGAACAATGGACTTCATATAAATTAAACAACGATTCTCCCACTTCTAAGCAACCAGAAAAAGAAGGAGAAGAGGATTCAGCCGATTCAATAGAATCTTCTCAAAGTACGGGTGATGCATTAGGGCAAATAATGGGAATTGTAAAGCGAATGAATGTTCAAGATTTACAAAACCATCTAGCTCAATTTAGTTCCGTATTAACTAACGTTCAAAATGTCATGCAGTCTTTTCAAAAGCCAAGCAACCCGAGTAATCAAAGTCCGCAAGACCATCCGTTTGCATTTCGTCGAGATTAA
- a CDS encoding PaaI family thioesterase, protein MNSTTDNQLLHRLESLLKEANEEERDLVSRIVDGLELKRMGKHSTYLAALTNVESRTLENGQFEMTLPIQPLVENPLKMVHGGMTATLLDSAMGSLVNESLSENFAALTAEMNVHYIKPGVGSYLRCVASLSHKGNQLCVTEGKVYDEHNKLVAMATATFFIIKKSN, encoded by the coding sequence ATGAACAGTACAACAGACAATCAATTACTACATAGGCTTGAATCACTGTTAAAAGAGGCAAACGAAGAAGAACGAGATTTGGTTTCTAGAATCGTTGATGGGTTAGAGTTAAAAAGAATGGGTAAACACAGCACTTACCTAGCTGCACTCACAAATGTAGAATCTCGAACATTAGAAAATGGTCAATTCGAGATGACTCTACCAATTCAGCCATTGGTAGAAAATCCACTAAAAATGGTTCACGGAGGGATGACAGCGACTTTACTGGATAGCGCGATGGGTTCTTTAGTAAATGAATCTTTATCAGAAAATTTCGCAGCTTTAACAGCTGAAATGAACGTTCACTATATAAAGCCAGGAGTAGGGAGTTATCTTCGCTGTGTGGCTTCTCTATCACATAAAGGAAATCAACTTTGTGTGACAGAAGGTAAAGTTTATGATGAACATAATAAATTAGTGGCAATGGCAACTGCTACCTTCTTTATTATCAAAAAGTCAAATTAA
- a CDS encoding CAP domain-containing protein: MKKLLFLIATLLLFAAIMLFETVYETEIQQWFTDSRIAETVDLEREEHQERAVEEVNAVVEQQEVSNQDQIIGLTVKEIKEEFGEPERIDLSAYGYDWWIYPQSNESYLQIGIENEKSVTLFLTGNLEQRNISLDYSYDQLNNQLEFKRNVSVIGGNGGKYQFELTDEDIKMRPLVNIDGNWVQFYFDIHTKRLSSVRVMTADVLVTLRPYSVSYVGEPPTRPTFTEGEWAMIEAGNARQIFDYTNIIRLRHDLEPFSWEEDVAGIAYKHSKDMSENNYFSHTSPTYGEVLDRFTREEVPFKLAGENIAAKYIDGIASVEGWLNSEGHRVNLLHEEFTHLGVGVFQDYYTQNFMTPWQM; this comes from the coding sequence ATGAAGAAATTATTGTTTTTGATCGCAACATTGCTCTTATTTGCTGCAATAATGTTATTTGAGACCGTTTATGAAACTGAAATTCAACAGTGGTTCACAGATTCTCGTATTGCAGAGACAGTTGATCTAGAGCGTGAAGAGCATCAAGAAAGAGCGGTAGAAGAGGTCAATGCAGTTGTAGAACAACAGGAAGTCTCAAATCAAGATCAAATAATTGGTTTAACTGTCAAGGAAATAAAAGAGGAATTTGGAGAACCTGAACGAATTGATTTATCAGCCTATGGCTATGATTGGTGGATTTATCCGCAGTCAAATGAGTCTTATTTACAAATAGGAATTGAAAATGAGAAAAGTGTAACGTTGTTTTTGACGGGAAACTTAGAACAACGTAACATATCCTTGGATTATTCGTATGACCAATTAAATAATCAATTAGAGTTTAAACGGAATGTAAGTGTTATAGGCGGTAATGGCGGTAAATATCAATTTGAGTTAACGGACGAAGATATTAAAATGCGGCCTTTAGTGAATATTGATGGAAATTGGGTTCAATTCTATTTCGATATTCATACAAAAAGGCTATCAAGTGTACGAGTTATGACGGCGGATGTATTAGTAACTTTAAGACCATATTCTGTTTCATACGTTGGGGAACCTCCTACTCGTCCAACGTTTACGGAAGGCGAATGGGCGATGATTGAGGCAGGTAATGCAAGACAAATCTTTGATTATACGAATATCATTCGATTAAGACATGATTTAGAGCCTTTTTCATGGGAAGAAGATGTGGCAGGTATCGCTTACAAGCATAGTAAAGATATGAGTGAAAATAATTACTTCTCTCATACCTCTCCAACATACGGAGAAGTGCTGGATCGTTTTACAAGAGAGGAAGTTCCGTTTAAATTGGCTGGAGAAAACATTGCAGCTAAATATATTGATGGAATAGCTTCCGTAGAGGGTTGGTTGAACAGTGAAGGTCATAGAGTGAATTTACTTCATGAGGAATTTACTCATCTTGGAGTCGGAGTTTTTCAAGACTATTATACACAAAACTTTATGACTCCTTGGCAAATGTAA
- a CDS encoding YugN family protein: protein MKFEHIELADKEVKFETLRYAAESIGFIHAGQWDYQRVTFDYKIVNQGDTYYLRVPAYAVKGDIPKDDTIVKLTAPMLGKHYYPHGVEYEGEDFPQAIVEKCNKKLELLKKNLEA, encoded by the coding sequence GTGAAATTTGAACATATTGAATTAGCAGATAAAGAAGTAAAATTTGAAACACTTAGATATGCAGCAGAATCCATTGGTTTTATTCATGCAGGTCAATGGGACTACCAACGCGTAACATTTGATTACAAAATCGTCAACCAAGGAGATACTTACTACTTACGAGTTCCCGCATATGCTGTAAAAGGTGATATTCCTAAAGACGATACAATTGTGAAACTAACAGCACCGATGTTAGGAAAACATTATTACCCACATGGTGTTGAGTATGAAGGTGAAGATTTCCCTCAAGCAATTGTAGAGAAGTGTAATAAAAAATTAGAACTTCTTAAGAAAAACTTAGAAGCATAA
- a CDS encoding TcaA NTF2-like domain-containing protein, which produces MKRIIILMIFLISLSACGADPDQFTEVNGPEKEAIEDFLLKYKETMVEAVNTGDFNELEGYLITNNSFYHSLRRYISDSHSENITKELNHFEVITVYEDEIGEFHIDVNEKVTLFEYGEAKPVERAVRFEVITGGNGSYRVVTIKERK; this is translated from the coding sequence ATGAAACGAATAATTATTTTGATGATTTTTTTAATTTCATTGTCTGCTTGTGGAGCGGACCCTGATCAGTTTACTGAAGTAAATGGTCCAGAAAAGGAAGCGATTGAGGATTTCCTCTTAAAGTATAAAGAAACGATGGTCGAAGCTGTAAATACAGGAGATTTCAATGAGTTAGAAGGGTATTTAATTACTAATAACAGTTTTTATCATTCATTAAGAAGGTATATCAGTGATTCACATAGTGAAAATATTACAAAAGAATTAAATCATTTTGAAGTAATAACTGTTTACGAGGATGAAATAGGAGAGTTTCATATAGACGTGAATGAAAAGGTTACGCTTTTTGAATATGGAGAGGCAAAGCCAGTAGAAAGAGCTGTTCGTTTTGAAGTAATAACAGGCGGTAATGGATCTTATAGAGTTGTAACGATTAAAGAAAGAAAATAA
- the ytvI gene encoding sporulation integral membrane protein YtvI produces MAAFMTKKNFIILLSIVTISIVAYFILPISIPLIAAFITALILSPAVNGLHKRVKLKRNISVMIVFTLFVCFIGLTGYFITTQVITQGTQIVENLPQYINDINRAWWSFQRNLEAEYGTLPPDLVKEINNHVSQTLTTIRTAIADRNLINDVASIITSIPGYLVTFIVYLIALFLFMLELPTLKKKTFSYLSDRTKEKVNFMTSRLSYVIWGFVKAQFLVSIIIFVVSLIGLLLIVPEVALLMAFIIWIIDFIPLIGSIAILAPWAIFQLIAGNVTIGTQLLILAAVLLIIRRTVEPKVMGQQIGLSPLATLIAMYLGLMLFGVMGFIIGPLIVIAFTSAKEAGIIKLNFKI; encoded by the coding sequence TTGGCAGCATTTATGACAAAGAAGAACTTTATAATTTTGCTTAGCATAGTTACAATTAGTATTGTTGCGTATTTTATTTTACCAATCTCTATTCCACTAATAGCCGCTTTTATAACGGCATTAATTTTATCACCGGCTGTTAATGGATTACATAAACGTGTAAAGCTAAAAAGAAATATTTCCGTAATGATTGTATTTACGCTTTTTGTTTGTTTCATTGGATTAACAGGCTATTTTATTACAACTCAAGTCATTACCCAAGGGACACAAATAGTGGAGAACCTCCCTCAATATATAAATGACATTAATCGTGCTTGGTGGAGTTTCCAACGAAATCTGGAAGCGGAATACGGGACCCTTCCTCCTGATCTTGTTAAAGAAATAAATAATCATGTTTCGCAAACATTAACAACGATTCGAACGGCAATAGCTGACAGGAATTTAATCAATGATGTTGCTTCCATTATTACAAGTATTCCAGGCTATTTAGTTACTTTTATTGTTTATTTAATTGCTTTATTTTTATTTATGCTTGAACTTCCTACATTAAAGAAAAAAACCTTTTCATATCTTTCTGACCGAACAAAAGAAAAAGTTAATTTTATGACCTCAAGACTGAGTTATGTTATTTGGGGATTTGTTAAAGCCCAATTCCTTGTTAGTATCATTATTTTTGTTGTTTCATTGATTGGATTATTATTAATCGTACCCGAAGTTGCCTTGTTAATGGCCTTCATTATTTGGATCATTGATTTCATTCCATTAATTGGTTCGATTGCGATATTAGCTCCTTGGGCCATTTTTCAGTTAATAGCAGGGAATGTCACGATCGGTACTCAACTCCTTATCCTTGCAGCTGTTCTGTTAATTATACGTCGAACAGTAGAACCTAAAGTAATGGGACAGCAAATTGGTTTGTCTCCACTAGCGACTTTAATAGCGATGTACCTAGGTTTAATGCTGTTTGGGGTTATGGGCTTTATCATTGGTCCTCTAATCGTAATTGCCTTTACTTCAGCAAAAGAAGCGGGAATCATTAAACTTAACTTTAAAATTTAA
- a CDS encoding FixH family protein codes for MKKFLILGTMFLLTACGGEGDNQHSSETVDQMEPIEVELLVPETADIEEIVTFESIVTQGDDMVEDANEVVYEIWKEGNKEESELIEAEIQEGHHYLLKYTFNEEGQYHVQTHVTARGLHRMPTTQIAVGDADDVDHEHEHEQNHEHAHHHADVYVDTKKDGDQLTLTIHVEQEPYSGGKVTLELRQATSEQTHWEDMIEVNPGTFEMQGIEKLDGKYNVTVHIVDDELHEHMEIELEF; via the coding sequence ATGAAGAAATTTTTAATATTAGGTACAATGTTTTTATTAACGGCTTGTGGTGGGGAAGGGGATAATCAGCATAGTTCTGAGACGGTAGATCAAATGGAACCTATTGAAGTGGAGTTACTTGTACCAGAAACGGCTGATATTGAAGAAATAGTAACTTTTGAAAGTATAGTGACTCAAGGAGATGACATGGTTGAAGATGCAAATGAGGTCGTATATGAGATTTGGAAAGAAGGGAATAAGGAAGAGAGTGAACTAATCGAAGCAGAAATACAAGAGGGTCATCACTATCTTCTGAAATATACTTTTAATGAAGAAGGTCAATATCATGTGCAAACACATGTGACAGCTCGTGGATTACACCGGATGCCAACTACACAAATTGCAGTTGGAGATGCTGACGATGTTGATCATGAACATGAACATGAACAAAATCACGAACATGCACATCATCATGCTGACGTGTATGTTGATACAAAAAAAGATGGAGATCAACTTACACTTACAATTCATGTTGAACAGGAACCATATAGTGGCGGTAAAGTAACATTAGAATTAAGACAAGCTACATCAGAACAAACTCATTGGGAAGATATGATTGAAGTGAATCCAGGAACGTTTGAAATGCAAGGCATAGAAAAGTTGGATGGAAAATACAACGTTACAGTCCATATCGTCGATGATGAGTTACATGAGCATATGGAGATTGAATTAGAATTTTAA